From the Candidatus Limnocylindria bacterium genome, one window contains:
- a CDS encoding ABC transporter permease has product MGKAALIAWREIRWEIYGDRASVIRTGFFAVLPILFVLSASSQPGGPNDISILALALQSTLIPALSGVALIASTFTQEKENGTLVPLLASPVRDIDIVVGKLLGMVGPVMLICLGSLGVYYVLGSFLFGATRIRLALPPEILFAVLVVAFLYLMSAGSWVLIIAALVRTTRAGQQLAGVMIGLSAALFGGLAIAFARIADGWGLVILGLVFVATDVVALEIARRVWQRGEVIGRL; this is encoded by the coding sequence ATGGGTAAGGCTGCGCTCATCGCCTGGCGCGAGATCCGCTGGGAGATCTACGGCGACCGCGCCTCGGTCATCCGCACCGGCTTCTTCGCGGTCCTGCCGATCCTGTTCGTCCTGAGCGCCAGCAGCCAACCGGGCGGGCCGAACGACATCTCGATCCTCGCGCTCGCGCTGCAGAGCACGCTCATCCCCGCACTGTCCGGCGTCGCGCTCATCGCGTCGACGTTCACGCAGGAGAAGGAGAACGGGACGCTCGTGCCGCTTCTCGCATCGCCGGTGCGCGACATCGACATCGTGGTCGGCAAGCTCCTGGGCATGGTCGGTCCGGTCATGCTCATCTGTCTCGGAAGCCTCGGTGTGTATTACGTGCTCGGGTCGTTCCTCTTCGGAGCCACACGGATCCGCCTCGCCCTCCCACCGGAGATCTTGTTCGCGGTCCTGGTCGTCGCGTTCCTTTATCTGATGAGCGCGGGAAGCTGGGTGCTCATCATCGCGGCCCTGGTGCGGACGACCCGTGCCGGCCAGCAGCTCGCCGGCGTCATGATCGGCCTCTCCGCCGCTCTCTTCGGCGGGCTCGCCATCGCCTTCGCGCGCATCGCGGACGGCTGGGGCCTGGTGATCCTGGGTCTCGTATTCGTCGCAACCGACGTGGTGGCGCTCGAGATCGCGCGGCGCGTCTGGCAGCGCGGCGAGGTCATCGGACGGCTGTGA
- a CDS encoding aminotransferase class V-fold PLP-dependent enzyme: MDVAPEIDPVPDVSREALQALRGDFLYFQVAGSGPTFPVAHRAADAYRSWLTSVGMFSHVGYDAYNAGLDQVRADFAAAIGDEGGATRIALAQSATDGLNILIGGLRLKPRMPRKGGALIVTTAEEHGSALLPVFARRARGDRVQVIAHRDDASFLDDVRTAFAGGAEALVISLVGCKSGKVLPVADATRIAHDAGATVIVDCAQALGQIPVDVRALGADAYAFLGYKWLHGPLGVGAFWVNDPDRFESTRLGWRSQSAMDLEGHVTLKPEASRFEIGTVDAGAFHGLRQTLAVHRQLGATVGQRIRALRVRLLERLADLPFDVLSRPSDPTGIVIVAPRGVPALEVVERMWREQRIVIKHLSEPGLEAIRLSFWALHQESDIDQLADAFARTLASPVR, encoded by the coding sequence ATGGACGTCGCTCCCGAGATCGATCCGGTACCTGACGTTTCGCGCGAAGCCCTTCAGGCGCTGCGCGGCGACTTCCTCTACTTCCAGGTCGCCGGCTCGGGTCCCACGTTCCCGGTCGCGCACCGGGCCGCCGACGCCTACCGCTCGTGGCTCACGTCGGTCGGCATGTTCTCGCACGTCGGGTACGACGCGTACAACGCGGGCCTCGATCAGGTGCGGGCCGACTTCGCCGCCGCGATCGGCGACGAGGGCGGCGCGACGCGCATCGCCCTCGCGCAGTCCGCGACCGACGGCCTGAACATCCTCATCGGCGGCCTGCGTCTTAAGCCGCGTATGCCGCGCAAGGGCGGCGCGCTCATCGTCACGACCGCGGAGGAGCACGGCAGTGCCCTGTTGCCGGTGTTCGCGCGCCGAGCGCGCGGCGATCGCGTGCAGGTGATCGCGCATCGCGACGACGCGAGCTTTCTCGACGACGTGCGGACGGCGTTCGCGGGCGGCGCCGAGGCGCTCGTCATCTCGCTCGTCGGATGCAAGAGCGGCAAGGTGCTCCCGGTCGCTGACGCGACCCGCATCGCACACGACGCGGGCGCGACGGTGATCGTCGACTGCGCGCAGGCGCTCGGCCAGATCCCGGTCGACGTCCGCGCACTTGGTGCCGACGCCTACGCGTTCCTCGGGTACAAGTGGCTGCACGGCCCCCTCGGCGTCGGCGCGTTCTGGGTGAACGATCCCGATCGTTTCGAAAGCACGCGGCTGGGCTGGCGTTCGCAGAGCGCGATGGATCTCGAGGGCCACGTGACCCTCAAGCCCGAGGCGTCGCGCTTCGAGATCGGCACCGTCGACGCCGGCGCGTTCCACGGACTGCGGCAGACCCTCGCGGTGCACCGCCAACTCGGTGCCACGGTGGGTCAGCGCATCCGCGCGCTGCGCGTTCGTCTGCTCGAGCGTCTCGCTGACCTCCCGTTCGACGTGCTCTCACGCCCGAGCGACCCGACCGGCATCGTCATCGTCGCGCCGCGCGGCGTGCCCGCGCTCGAGGTCGTCGAGCGCATGTGGCGCGAGCAGCGCATCGTCATCAAGCATCTGTCGGAGCCGGGTCTCGAGGCGATCCGCCTCTCCTTCTGGGCGCTCCACCAGGAGAGCGACATCGACCAGCTCGCCGACGCGTTCGCGCGCACGCTCGCCAGCCCCGTCCGCTGA
- the pheA gene encoding prephenate dehydratase encodes MAHGGLSLSVSYQGLAGAFSEAAAAALFPDEKLQPRRTFSEVFAALENSEVDAAVVPVENTHAGSVADVYDLLRNHRGVRIVAEAVVRVRHCLLAVPGAKLADIKIARSHPQALAQVEDFLRRAKIQPEVAYDTAGAAADVAAAGDRTIAAIASKRAAGRYGLTVLAESIETSPDNFTRFFALARDGDAAVARRVPAPLLTGPWKTSVVYAAANVPGALTRTLQPFATAGVQLTKIESRPSRAGPWDYVFYLDFEADPRTSPAREALALMATCCEWVQPLGTYRAATTVLEPD; translated from the coding sequence GTGGCGCACGGCGGTCTATCGCTGAGCGTCTCGTACCAGGGACTGGCCGGCGCGTTCTCTGAGGCCGCCGCCGCCGCGCTGTTCCCGGATGAGAAGCTCCAGCCACGCCGGACATTCTCGGAAGTCTTCGCTGCGCTCGAGAACAGCGAGGTCGACGCCGCGGTCGTGCCGGTGGAGAACACGCACGCGGGGTCGGTCGCCGATGTGTACGACCTGCTGCGCAACCACCGCGGCGTCCGCATCGTCGCCGAGGCCGTCGTGCGCGTCCGTCACTGCCTTCTCGCCGTCCCCGGCGCGAAGCTCGCCGACATCAAGATCGCGCGGTCCCATCCGCAGGCGCTCGCGCAGGTCGAGGACTTCCTGCGGCGCGCGAAGATCCAGCCCGAGGTCGCGTACGACACGGCCGGCGCGGCCGCCGATGTCGCGGCCGCCGGCGACCGGACGATCGCGGCGATCGCGAGCAAGCGGGCGGCGGGTCGCTACGGACTGACGGTCCTTGCCGAGTCCATCGAGACGAGCCCCGACAACTTCACGCGCTTCTTCGCGCTCGCGCGCGACGGCGACGCCGCCGTCGCCCGTCGCGTCCCCGCCCCGCTCCTGACGGGACCGTGGAAGACGAGCGTCGTCTACGCCGCGGCGAACGTCCCCGGGGCGCTGACGCGGACGCTCCAGCCGTTCGCGACCGCCGGCGTCCAGCTCACGAAGATCGAGTCCCGCCCCAGCCGCGCCGGGCCCTGGGACTACGTCTTCTACCTGGACTTCGAGGCCGACCCCCGGACCTCCCCCGCCCGCGAGGCGCTTGCGCTCATGGCCACCTGCTGCGAATGGGTCCAGCCGCTGGGCACCTACCGCGCCGCCACGACCGTGCTGGAGCCCGACTAG
- a CDS encoding SDR family oxidoreductase, translating into MAPLTGQVAIVTGAGRGLGRAVAETLAGLGASVVLASRNAPELDEVVKVIKRSGGHALAQTADVADERQVQDLGLATARWVGPASILVNCAGMVDPMTPLSRSDPALWLRNIAINVGGTYLPLRVVLPGMLERGFGRVVNISSGSATRPSAGWTAYSAAKAAVVQMTRSLAIELEGTGVTACAFNPGGMDTDMQERIRRTPTSDFPRADEYRALAKEGRLVDPKAPARAIAYLALPSTQRNGQALQYDDEELRRAVESALPG; encoded by the coding sequence GTGGCACCCCTCACCGGACAAGTCGCCATCGTCACCGGCGCGGGCCGTGGGCTCGGTCGTGCCGTAGCCGAGACCCTCGCGGGCCTCGGCGCGTCGGTCGTGCTCGCATCTCGCAACGCGCCGGAGCTCGACGAGGTCGTGAAGGTCATCAAACGTTCCGGTGGCCACGCGCTCGCGCAGACCGCCGACGTCGCCGACGAGCGTCAGGTGCAGGACCTCGGGCTCGCGACCGCGCGCTGGGTCGGACCGGCGTCGATCCTCGTGAACTGCGCCGGCATGGTCGACCCGATGACGCCCCTCTCGCGATCGGATCCCGCGCTGTGGCTGCGCAACATCGCGATCAACGTCGGCGGCACGTACCTCCCGCTCCGCGTCGTGCTGCCCGGGATGCTCGAGCGGGGCTTCGGCCGGGTCGTGAACATCTCGTCGGGCTCGGCGACGCGACCGAGCGCGGGTTGGACGGCGTACTCGGCCGCGAAGGCCGCGGTCGTGCAGATGACGCGCAGCCTCGCCATCGAGCTCGAGGGCACCGGCGTGACGGCGTGCGCGTTCAACCCGGGCGGGATGGATACCGACATGCAGGAGCGCATCCGTCGCACGCCCACCTCGGACTTCCCGCGGGCCGACGAGTATCGCGCCCTCGCGAAGGAGGGGCGACTCGTCGATCCCAAGGCGCCGGCGCGCGCGATCGCGTACCTGGCGCTGCCGAGCACTCAGAGGAACGGACAGGCGCTCCAGTACGACGACGAGGAGCTGCGCCGCGCGGTGGAGAGCGCCCTCCCTGGGTAG
- a CDS encoding aldehyde dehydrogenase family protein, translating to MAKMLIGGELVDAQGARTIAVRNPANGEVVGQIPRGTQADVDAAVDAARKAFPGWAATPGSKRAKLMLEAARKMHEVVDEVAKLLAMEQGKPLAHAKIEAQRVAENLEYFAGLADKIRGDYIPLDDPSKFGITIRRPVGVVVAITPWNFPLTLFANKLCPALATGCTIILKPASTTPLATQRAIEAINSAGFPPGVINVVHGSGSEIGDALVSHPKINKIAFTGQTATGKRIMQLAAKNVTRVTLELGGSDALIVADDADIRRATAAAAIGRFFNAGQACLAVKRIFLFEKIAEEFMTKFTERAQKEWKIGEQFAADTKMGPLHTEHQRAEVEAQVADAVKRGAKVLAGGKRPDGAEYARGWFYPATVLTDVPEDSRMATEEVFGPAVPLFIVKDIDEAIAKANSSIYGLGSSIFTKDMAKARKAAELLDAGYTWVNDIQVAYDQLPFGGAKQSGFGKEHGMEAIESYTEKKSVVLAG from the coding sequence ATGGCCAAGATGCTCATCGGCGGCGAGCTCGTCGACGCACAGGGCGCTCGGACGATAGCGGTCCGGAATCCCGCGAACGGCGAGGTGGTCGGCCAGATCCCGCGCGGCACGCAGGCCGACGTCGACGCCGCGGTCGATGCCGCGCGCAAGGCGTTCCCCGGCTGGGCGGCGACGCCTGGCAGCAAGCGCGCAAAGCTCATGCTCGAGGCCGCGCGGAAGATGCACGAGGTCGTCGACGAGGTCGCGAAGCTCCTCGCGATGGAGCAGGGCAAGCCGCTCGCGCACGCGAAGATCGAGGCGCAGCGCGTCGCCGAGAACCTCGAGTACTTCGCCGGTCTCGCCGACAAGATCCGTGGCGACTACATCCCGCTCGACGATCCGTCGAAGTTCGGCATCACGATCCGCCGTCCGGTCGGCGTCGTCGTCGCGATCACGCCGTGGAATTTCCCGCTCACCCTGTTCGCGAACAAGCTCTGCCCGGCGCTCGCGACCGGATGCACGATCATCCTCAAGCCCGCGTCGACCACGCCGCTCGCGACGCAGCGCGCGATCGAGGCGATCAACTCGGCCGGCTTCCCACCCGGCGTCATCAATGTGGTGCACGGGTCCGGCAGCGAGATCGGCGACGCGCTGGTGAGCCACCCCAAGATCAACAAGATCGCGTTCACCGGACAGACCGCGACCGGCAAGCGGATCATGCAGCTCGCCGCGAAGAACGTGACGCGCGTGACGCTCGAGCTCGGCGGCAGCGACGCTCTCATCGTCGCCGACGACGCCGACATCCGGCGCGCGACCGCGGCCGCGGCGATCGGCCGCTTCTTCAACGCGGGGCAGGCGTGCCTCGCGGTGAAACGCATCTTCCTGTTCGAGAAGATCGCCGAAGAGTTCATGACGAAGTTCACGGAGCGCGCGCAGAAGGAGTGGAAGATCGGCGAGCAGTTCGCGGCCGATACGAAGATGGGTCCGCTCCACACCGAGCACCAGCGTGCCGAAGTGGAGGCGCAGGTCGCGGACGCCGTGAAGCGTGGCGCGAAGGTGCTCGCCGGAGGCAAGCGGCCCGATGGCGCGGAGTACGCGAGGGGCTGGTTCTATCCCGCGACGGTGCTCACGGACGTGCCTGAGGACTCGCGCATGGCGACGGAGGAGGTCTTCGGGCCCGCCGTGCCGCTCTTCATCGTGAAGGACATCGACGAGGCGATCGCGAAGGCGAACTCCTCGATCTACGGCCTCGGCTCGTCGATCTTCACCAAGGACATGGCGAAGGCGCGCAAGGCCGCGGAGCTGCTCGACGCGGGATACACCTGGGTGAACGACATCCAGGTCGCGTACGACCAGCTGCCGTTCGGCGGCGCGAAGCAGTCCGGCTTCGGCAAGGAGCACGGCATGGAGGCGATCGAGAGCTACACCGAAAAGAAGTCGGTGGTCCTCGCGGGCTAG
- a CDS encoding ABC transporter ATP-binding protein, producing MIDVRDLSRSFGRTTALDHVSFRVEPGEIVALLGPNGAGKTTASRIIAGILAPSDGDVLVDGISVRTDPGSIRSRCGMVTDQPSLYERMTLRAYLAFFCHLYDVAGAAHRTEELAKLLGLSDRLDVRLGAFSRGMKQKVAIARGLVHDPPVLLLDEPATALDPETARSLRSFIVSLRARHRAILLCTHDLDEAQRIADRVVVLYRGRVAREGLTGDLRADAHPRFIVSFTGDATAARETLARAGVKAEPADPQNGYNALRFDADEPGTTNPAVLRALLASGASVITLVREERSLEDAYFSIVAEAGESNG from the coding sequence ATGATCGACGTGCGCGACCTGTCGCGCTCCTTCGGGCGGACGACGGCGCTCGACCACGTCTCGTTCCGCGTCGAGCCGGGCGAGATCGTCGCGCTCCTCGGCCCGAACGGCGCGGGCAAGACGACCGCGAGCCGCATCATCGCCGGCATCCTCGCCCCGAGCGACGGCGACGTGCTCGTCGACGGGATCTCGGTGCGCACCGACCCAGGCAGCATCCGCAGCCGCTGCGGGATGGTCACGGATCAACCCTCGCTCTACGAGCGCATGACCCTTCGCGCCTACCTCGCGTTCTTCTGCCACCTGTACGACGTCGCCGGCGCCGCACACCGCACCGAGGAGCTCGCGAAGCTGCTCGGCCTGTCGGACCGCCTCGACGTCCGCCTCGGCGCGTTCTCGCGCGGGATGAAGCAGAAGGTCGCCATCGCGCGTGGCCTGGTGCACGACCCGCCCGTCCTCCTGCTCGACGAGCCCGCGACCGCGCTCGATCCCGAGACCGCGCGCTCGCTCCGCTCGTTCATCGTGTCGCTCCGCGCTCGCCACCGCGCGATCCTCCTCTGCACGCACGACCTCGACGAGGCGCAGCGCATCGCGGACCGCGTCGTGGTCCTCTATCGCGGTCGAGTCGCGCGTGAAGGGCTCACCGGCGACCTCCGCGCGGATGCGCATCCCCGGTTCATCGTCTCGTTCACCGGCGATGCGACTGCCGCGCGCGAGACCCTGGCACGCGCGGGCGTGAAGGCGGAGCCGGCGGACCCGCAGAACGGATACAACGCTCTCAGGTTCGACGCCGACGAACCCGGGACCACGAATCCGGCGGTGCTGCGCGCTCTGCTCGCGAGCGGCGCGAGTGTCATCACGCTCGTGCGCGAGGAGCGTTCCCTCGAGGACGCGTACTTCTCGATCGTCGCCGAAGCCGGGGAATCGAATGGGTAA
- a CDS encoding branched-chain amino acid transaminase has product MASSVREQLKETAALGTEIPETGWAYQDGVYKKLADAHVSIATHALNYGTGVFEGIRAYWNAGQEQLYVFRLQEHFDRMRDNCRLLRIDLPGDSRVLADVTLELMRRNEFRTDVYIRPLAYKAARSIKVALHDLRSGFGMYAFPIGAYLPTSGLAARTATWRRTADDSIPARGKLTGAYINTALAVDEAHDANADESIFLTRDGHVSEGGSANLFMVRDGELITPSVSDDILEGITRDSIMIIAREELGLTIRERAIDRTELFIADEVFFCGTGAQVAPCVKVDGRVVGDGKIGPIARRIGDVYFAIARGDDKRHAEWRTAVYR; this is encoded by the coding sequence ATGGCCAGCAGCGTTCGAGAACAGCTCAAGGAGACGGCGGCACTCGGCACGGAGATCCCGGAGACCGGGTGGGCCTACCAGGACGGCGTCTACAAGAAGCTGGCCGACGCGCACGTCAGCATCGCGACGCACGCGCTGAACTACGGCACCGGTGTCTTCGAGGGCATCCGCGCGTACTGGAACGCCGGGCAGGAACAGCTCTACGTCTTCCGCCTGCAAGAGCACTTCGACCGCATGCGCGACAACTGCCGCCTCCTGCGCATCGACCTTCCGGGCGACAGCCGGGTGCTCGCCGACGTCACGCTCGAGCTCATGCGCCGCAACGAGTTCCGCACCGACGTCTACATCCGTCCGCTCGCGTACAAGGCCGCGCGGTCGATCAAGGTCGCGCTACACGATCTGCGCAGCGGCTTCGGCATGTACGCGTTCCCGATCGGCGCGTATCTGCCGACGTCCGGTCTCGCGGCGCGGACCGCGACGTGGCGGCGCACAGCGGACGATTCGATCCCGGCGCGCGGCAAGCTCACCGGCGCGTACATCAACACCGCGCTCGCCGTAGACGAGGCGCACGATGCGAACGCCGACGAGTCGATCTTCCTCACGCGCGACGGCCACGTCTCCGAGGGAGGCAGCGCGAACCTCTTCATGGTCCGCGACGGCGAGCTCATCACGCCGTCCGTCAGCGACGACATCCTCGAGGGGATCACGCGCGACAGCATCATGATCATCGCGCGCGAGGAGCTCGGCCTGACGATCCGCGAGCGCGCGATCGATCGCACCGAGCTCTTCATCGCCGACGAGGTCTTCTTCTGCGGCACCGGCGCGCAGGTCGCGCCGTGCGTGAAGGTCGACGGCCGCGTCGTCGGCGACGGCAAGATCGGTCCGATCGCGAGGCGCATCGGCGACGTGTACTTCGCGATCGCGCGCGGCGACGACAAGCGTCACGCGGAGTGGCGCACGGCGGTCTATCGCTGA